A window of Bacillales bacterium genomic DNA:
CGTATCTGCCGAAGCCGAATGTACGCCCGCAATGGAAGCTGCCAAACATACGCCGAGTGCCGTCGAGACAATTCTCCTCTTTCCCAATCTCAAACTCCCTTTCCGACAATTTTTCTTTTTTGGTAAAAAAGAACCACGACATCGTGGATTCTTCATCATTAATCGTCAAAATTATGTGAGTTTCTTCCCACGTCTTATCTTAACATTAAATTGTCGGCGGAATTTTACAGTTTCTTTTCAATCTCGTATCAATATATGACAAAATTTGCGCACGAATTCGCAAAATCGCTAGGCCATTAGTCTCATACCTGTCATCGTATTGCAACATTCGTGAGAACAACTATTTATTTTATAAAATCAGTTAAACAACGAGCAGCTTGCCAATCCCCATTTGCCGTCAATACAGTTGAAACCCATTCGGCAAAAGGGCGATCCACGGAAAAAAGCGTCCCCCGATTCCGCAAGCGGCCCGCTTCCGTAGTCAAGTACAGCGGATGCTCTTTGAAAGCTTCGTAAGGAATCATCCGTTTGAATGCGCATAAACCGCGAACCGAAATGCCGTCGTCGTTAAACGACTGTTCAACTTCGGCGATCCCGACAAGCCCGCGTTTCACCGCGCCGCTCCGGTAACATAAAATCAAGTCCTCTTCAGCGGCCGCTTTAAAATTTCTCGGCAAGCGGCGTATCCACCAAAACGTCGTCTGCTTGTCCCGCAAAAACGGTTCCCAGCGAAACGCCTCCGCCGTATCGGAGGCCACCATGAACCATACATGCTTGTCCCGTTCCCGTCTCACGTCCCCCATCTCCTTACACAACAACGTTGATGCTATTGTA
This region includes:
- a CDS encoding EVE domain-containing protein, giving the protein MRRERDKHVWFMVASDTAEAFRWEPFLRDKQTTFWWIRRLPRNFKAAAEEDLILCYRSGAVKRGLVGIAEVEQSFNDDGISVRGLCAFKRMIPYEAFKEHPLYLTTEAGRLRNRGTLFSVDRPFAEWVSTVLTANGDWQAARCLTDFIK